A DNA window from Rhodococcus sp. Z13 contains the following coding sequences:
- a CDS encoding L-lactate permease: MTGAYVQPIAPVGASLAWSALVAVLPLLTMLVLLAVFRFRSHSAAAVAVAVAVVVATTVYGMPVGSALSAGVEGAVFGLFPIMWTVVNAVFVYRLTVESGHFDVLTRAFGRISPDPRILTIVIAFLFGALLEAVAGFGTPIVVSTVVLIGAGLPPVRAAAAALLANSVVTPLGVMGTPILTMSRVSEIPIDEIGPVVARQVCLLAVFVPLVLVAVIDGRRGVRQTWPIALAVGLAFGGAQFVCASYLTVGLSNIAAAAAGLAVLLAVLKVWQPRGESRELPGERIHDSRRRRVEAFAPYALIVLVFLISRFGPVASVLSAAKVSFAWPGVDVTTEDGRVPTAETFTFDLLSAPGTLVFVAAVLSTLVLRVAVSDAARCFVAAVVQLRWSFATVTAVLALAYVMNLSGQTGTIGSFLAGAGAAFALVSPVLGWLGVVVTGSNTASNAMFGSLQVAAAQQSGLDPTVLVAGNMTGGTTGTPIALQNLALVSSVKGLSGKDGLLMRRIWPLSIAGLVVLALLVWLQTTSVLSWMLP, encoded by the coding sequence GTGACAGGTGCATACGTCCAGCCGATCGCACCGGTCGGCGCGTCCCTCGCGTGGTCGGCGCTGGTCGCGGTGCTGCCGCTGCTCACCATGCTGGTGCTGCTCGCGGTGTTCCGCTTCCGGTCGCACTCGGCCGCCGCGGTCGCGGTCGCGGTGGCGGTCGTCGTCGCCACCACCGTCTACGGCATGCCCGTCGGCTCCGCGCTGAGCGCCGGTGTCGAGGGTGCCGTCTTCGGTCTGTTCCCGATCATGTGGACGGTGGTCAACGCCGTCTTCGTGTATCGGCTGACCGTCGAGTCCGGGCACTTCGACGTGCTCACCCGCGCGTTCGGGCGGATATCCCCGGACCCGCGGATCCTCACGATCGTCATCGCGTTCCTGTTCGGTGCGCTGCTCGAGGCCGTCGCCGGTTTCGGCACCCCCATCGTCGTGTCGACGGTGGTGCTGATCGGAGCCGGTCTGCCGCCGGTGCGCGCGGCCGCGGCGGCGCTGCTCGCGAACTCCGTCGTCACCCCGCTGGGCGTGATGGGCACCCCGATCCTGACGATGTCGCGGGTGTCGGAGATCCCCATCGACGAGATCGGCCCGGTGGTCGCCCGGCAGGTCTGCCTGCTCGCGGTGTTCGTGCCGCTGGTGCTCGTCGCGGTGATCGACGGCAGGCGCGGTGTGCGACAGACCTGGCCGATCGCCCTGGCCGTCGGTCTGGCCTTCGGCGGCGCCCAGTTCGTGTGCGCGAGCTACCTCACCGTGGGGCTGAGCAACATCGCGGCGGCTGCCGCCGGGCTCGCCGTGCTGCTCGCGGTGCTGAAGGTGTGGCAGCCGCGCGGTGAGAGCCGGGAGCTCCCGGGCGAGCGGATCCACGACTCGCGGCGCCGCCGGGTCGAGGCCTTCGCCCCCTACGCGCTGATCGTGCTCGTCTTCCTGATCAGCCGGTTCGGCCCGGTCGCGTCGGTGCTCTCGGCGGCGAAGGTGTCGTTCGCCTGGCCGGGGGTCGACGTCACCACCGAGGACGGCCGGGTGCCCACGGCGGAGACCTTCACCTTCGATCTGCTCTCCGCGCCGGGCACGCTCGTGTTCGTCGCCGCGGTGCTGTCGACGCTGGTGCTGCGGGTCGCGGTCTCCGACGCCGCCCGCTGCTTCGTCGCCGCGGTCGTGCAGCTGCGCTGGTCGTTCGCGACGGTGACGGCGGTGCTCGCCCTGGCGTACGTGATGAACCTGTCGGGGCAGACCGGCACGATCGGCAGCTTCCTCGCCGGGGCGGGTGCCGCTTTCGCGCTGGTGTCGCCGGTGCTCGGCTGGCTCGGTGTCGTCGTCACCGGATCCAACACCGCCTCGAACGCGATGTTCGGCAGCCTGCAGGTCGCGGCGGCCCAGCAGTCGGGGCTCGATCCGACCGTGCTGGTCGCCGGGAACATGACCGGCGGCACCACCGGCACCCCTATCGCCCTGCAGAACCTGGCGCTGGTGTCGTCGGTGAAGGGATTGTCCGGCAAGGACGGTCTGCTCATGCGCCGGATCTGGCCGCTGAGCATCGCCGGGCTGGTCGTGCTGGCGCTGCTGGTGTGGTTGCAGACCACCTCGGTGCTGTCCTGGATGCTGCCCTGA
- a CDS encoding family 1 encapsulin nanocompartment shell protein, translating to MNNLYRDLAPISAAAWAEIEEEAARTFKRHVAGRTVVDFSGPHGADFAAVGLGRTQVIESPATGVTARQHRVAPLVELRVPFSLSREELDNVERGARDIDLDPVKEAARQIAFAEDRAIFEGYAAAGIEGIRASSSNTSLQLPEDPRDFPEVISQALSQLRLAGVGGPYSILLGADEYTKVSETSDHGYPIREQLRRLIDGDLIWAPAIDGAFVLTTRGGDYDLQVGQDLSIGYLSHDAETVNLYFQESFTFLVYTGEASVPLV from the coding sequence GTGAACAATCTGTACCGCGACCTCGCCCCCATCTCTGCCGCGGCCTGGGCCGAGATCGAGGAGGAGGCGGCCCGCACGTTCAAGCGGCACGTCGCCGGACGCACGGTCGTCGACTTCTCCGGTCCGCACGGAGCCGACTTCGCCGCGGTCGGGCTCGGCCGCACCCAGGTGATCGAGTCCCCGGCCACCGGGGTGACCGCCCGCCAGCACCGGGTCGCTCCGCTCGTCGAGCTGCGGGTGCCGTTCAGCCTGTCGCGCGAGGAACTCGACAACGTCGAACGCGGTGCCCGCGACATCGACCTCGATCCCGTGAAGGAGGCCGCGCGACAGATCGCCTTCGCCGAGGACCGTGCGATCTTCGAGGGATACGCCGCCGCCGGTATCGAGGGCATCCGGGCGTCGTCGTCGAACACCTCCCTGCAGCTGCCCGAGGATCCCCGCGACTTCCCGGAGGTCATCAGCCAGGCCCTGTCGCAGCTGCGTCTCGCCGGCGTGGGCGGGCCGTACTCGATCCTGCTCGGCGCCGACGAGTACACCAAGGTCAGCGAGACGTCCGACCACGGCTACCCGATCCGCGAGCAGTTGCGCCGCCTCATCGACGGCGACCTCATCTGGGCTCCCGCGATCGACGGTGCGTTCGTGCTCACCACCCGCGGCGGCGACTACGACCTGCAGGTCGGCCAGGACCTGTCGATCGGCTACCTCTCGCACGACGCCGAGACGGTGAACCTGTACTTCCAGGAGTCGTTCACCTTCCTCGTCTACACCGGCGAGGCGTCGGTTCCGCTGGTCTGA
- a CDS encoding Dyp-type peroxidase: MVRAQPILTPLTEAAIFLVVTVDDGGEDAVRDLLADLSGLRRSVGFRIPEGGLSVVTGIGSAMWDRLFAGPRPAELHPFVPLDGGKHQAPSTPGDLLFHLRASTTDLCFELAAKINDRLRGVATVVDETHGFRYFDRRDLLGFVDGTENPEDDEAVDAALVGDDDPDFAGGSYVIVQKYLHDLDSWNSLSVEEQERAVGRTKLDDIELDDETKPSNSHVALNVVVDENGQERQIVRANMPFGSFGAGEFGTYFIGYSSSPSVTEQMLRNMFIGNPPGNTDRILDFSTAVTGSLFFCPSLEFLEDLPPAPADNPSEVGTGVPAPDAAIRRPNSDGSLGIGPLRRSSTP, from the coding sequence GTGGTTCGCGCACAACCGATACTGACGCCGCTCACCGAGGCGGCGATCTTCCTCGTGGTGACGGTCGACGACGGCGGGGAGGACGCGGTCCGCGACCTCCTCGCGGACCTGTCCGGGCTGCGACGCTCGGTCGGCTTCCGTATCCCCGAAGGTGGCCTGTCGGTGGTCACCGGCATCGGTTCGGCCATGTGGGACCGGCTCTTCGCCGGTCCCCGCCCCGCCGAACTCCACCCCTTCGTCCCCCTCGACGGCGGGAAGCACCAGGCACCGTCCACTCCCGGCGACCTGCTGTTCCACCTGCGGGCCTCGACGACCGACCTGTGCTTCGAACTCGCCGCCAAGATCAACGACCGGTTGCGCGGCGTCGCGACCGTCGTCGACGAGACCCACGGCTTCCGCTACTTCGACCGCCGCGACCTCCTCGGCTTCGTCGACGGCACCGAGAACCCGGAGGACGACGAGGCGGTCGACGCCGCGCTCGTCGGTGACGACGATCCCGACTTCGCCGGCGGCAGCTACGTCATCGTGCAGAAGTACCTGCACGACCTCGACTCGTGGAACTCGCTGTCGGTCGAGGAACAGGAACGGGCGGTCGGCCGGACCAAGCTCGACGACATCGAACTCGACGACGAGACGAAACCGTCCAACTCCCACGTGGCGCTGAACGTCGTCGTCGACGAGAACGGGCAGGAACGGCAGATCGTGCGCGCGAACATGCCGTTCGGCAGCTTCGGCGCCGGCGAGTTCGGCACCTACTTCATCGGCTACTCGTCGAGCCCGTCGGTGACGGAGCAGATGCTGCGCAACATGTTCATCGGCAACCCGCCGGGGAACACCGACCGCATCCTCGACTTCTCCACCGCGGTGACGGGTTCGCTGTTCTTCTGCCCGTCGCTCGAGTTCCTCGAAGATCTTCCGCCGGCGCCGGCGGACAACCCTTCCGAAGTCGGCACGGGTGTGCCTGCGCCGGACGCCGCAATCCGGCGTCCGAACTCGGACGGTTCACTCGGAATAGGTCCTCTGCGAAGGAGTTCGACACCGTGA